From Plasmodium brasilianum strain Bolivian I chromosome 7, whole genome shotgun sequence, the proteins below share one genomic window:
- a CDS encoding NifU-like protein produces MIHFKNISCCKRLYLRRKITLNIYKKTFVHFSTHMNALNKCLVTKRINPMSFCTTKNTDYVNYMNEINNFIDIFQKNSDNSSSNEQNIISILQKIKSEKKYETSEDIMEIISSIKLLIEKRVRPIIVNDGGDIKFICFDVDNGVVYVQLEGACVTCSQSEITLQYMIKNMLVYYISEIKEIKNVSKNGVIL; encoded by the exons atgattcattttaaaaatatatcttgcTGTAAACGATTATATCTCAGGAGGAAGATAAcattaaacatttataaaaaaacatttgtTCATTTCTCAACTCATATGAATGCTTTAAATAAATGTCTGGTAACTAAAAGAATAAATCCTATGTCTTTTTGTACGACAAAAAATACCGATTATGTCAATTATatgaatgaaataaataattttattgatatatttcaaaaaaattcagACAACAGTTCCTCCAATGAGCAAAATATCATTTCTATATTACAAAAgataaaaagtgaaaaaaaatatgaaacaaGCGAAGATATCATGGAAATTATAAGTAGcataaaattgttaataGAGAAAAGAGTTCGTCCAATAATTGTAAATGATGGCGgagatataaaatttatttgtttcgACGTAGATAATG GCGTAGTTTATGTGCAATTGGAAGGAGCATGTGTTACCTGCTCACAAAGTGAAATAACGCTGCAAtacatgataaaaaatatgctaGTATACTACATATCTGAAATtaaggaaattaaaaatgtgtCAAAAAATGGAGTTATTctttag